Proteins encoded within one genomic window of Bacteroidota bacterium:
- a CDS encoding prolyl-tRNA synthetase associated domain-containing protein encodes MNGDPRLYEILKELDIHFGYYEHPPGPTIEAALQYWKDIDSGHCRNLFFRNHKGNQHYLVISDYRYPVNIHDLEKRLKQGKLTFGSPKRLQKYLGVEPGSVSLFGLINDLEKHVHIFLDENLLKAEKLSFHPNINTASLVITRADMIRFLDWTGNTHEFLRLYD; translated from the coding sequence ATGAATGGTGACCCCCGTTTATATGAGATTTTGAAAGAGCTTGACATTCATTTCGGGTATTATGAGCATCCACCGGGTCCGACCATCGAAGCAGCATTACAATACTGGAAAGACATAGATTCGGGTCATTGCAGAAACCTGTTTTTCAGGAATCATAAGGGGAACCAGCATTACTTAGTTATCAGCGACTACCGTTATCCGGTTAACATTCACGACCTCGAAAAGCGTTTGAAGCAGGGCAAGTTGACATTTGGATCACCGAAAAGATTACAAAAATACCTGGGAGTGGAACCAGGATCGGTTAGTCTCTTTGGTTTGATCAATGATCTCGAAAAACACGTACATATATTTTTAGATGAGAATCTTTTAAAAGCCGAAAAGCTCAGTTTTCATCCAAATATAAATACAGCAAGCCTGGTAATTACACGGGCAGATATGATCCGTTTCCTGGATTGGACAGGAAATACGCATGAATTTTTACGTCTGTATGATTGA